One region of bacterium genomic DNA includes:
- a CDS encoding aldo/keto reductase, protein METPNRREFLKKGIVIGGTAAGAGFAADFFSPRRIHAAESGKFNRLVFRELGSTGCKVTELGFGTMNTRDAELIHAAIDSGINYIDTANVYMNGVNEEIVGTVMKTKRDKVFLTTKVGLSKNYEAIPDEIKKSLERLQTDHVDLLLLHKTDARAEILNETVMKIFDDARKKGQTRFVGFSTHNFETEAFDAAIESKFWQAILTGYNYYSPKTVAQSIKKARENGIAIIAMKNLITMSWPPSTRVQYDDIRADKNSTTTPQQALIKWVLDDQYVDTIIPGMTAFDHLDDNLAVMGKKLTLDDMNIIRRYCEDVKTRYCRGVAGCSGCKEQCPKGVRVSEINRCLGYAFGYGDMELARENYKALPREHRVEMCGDCDECAVKCVHGINLTENIGRARELFA, encoded by the coding sequence ATGGAAACACCGAACAGGAGAGAGTTTTTAAAAAAGGGCATTGTTATCGGCGGTACGGCTGCCGGTGCGGGTTTTGCCGCCGACTTTTTTTCTCCACGGAGGATTCATGCCGCGGAATCCGGTAAATTCAATCGTCTTGTATTTCGGGAGCTTGGTTCGACCGGCTGCAAGGTGACCGAACTCGGCTTCGGGACGATGAACACACGTGATGCCGAGCTCATTCATGCCGCAATCGATTCCGGGATCAACTATATCGATACCGCCAATGTCTACATGAACGGCGTCAATGAGGAGATTGTCGGAACGGTGATGAAAACCAAACGGGATAAGGTATTCCTCACAACGAAGGTCGGGCTGAGCAAGAATTATGAAGCGATCCCCGATGAGATCAAAAAATCTCTCGAAAGACTCCAGACCGATCATGTCGACCTCCTCCTGCTCCATAAAACGGACGCCCGGGCAGAGATTCTCAACGAAACGGTGATGAAAATCTTCGATGATGCCCGTAAAAAGGGGCAGACCCGTTTTGTGGGATTTTCGACACACAATTTTGAAACCGAGGCTTTCGATGCGGCGATAGAGAGTAAATTCTGGCAGGCGATTCTGACCGGTTATAATTACTATTCCCCCAAAACTGTTGCACAATCCATTAAAAAAGCCCGTGAAAACGGTATCGCCATCATTGCGATGAAGAATCTTATCACCATGAGCTGGCCGCCGAGTACACGGGTACAGTATGATGATATCCGCGCAGACAAGAACAGCACGACAACTCCGCAGCAGGCGCTCATCAAATGGGTGCTCGACGATCAGTATGTGGATACGATAATCCCCGGCATGACCGCTTTCGACCATCTCGATGACAATCTTGCGGTCATGGGAAAGAAACTGACACTCGATGACATGAATATCATACGGCGGTACTGTGAGGATGTTAAAACCCGTTACTGCCGTGGTGTCGCCGGGTGCTCGGGATGCAAAGAGCAGTGCCCGAAAGGCGTGAGAGTCAGCGAGATAAACCGTTGCCTTGGATATGCGTTCGGATATGGCGATATGGAGCTTGCCAGGGAGAATTATAAGGCTCTTCCCCGCGAACATCGTGTGGAGATGTGCGGTGATTGCGATGAATGCGCCGTGAAGTGTGTTCATGGGATAAATCTTACCGAAAATATCGGAAGGGCGCGCGAGCTGTTCGCCTGA
- a CDS encoding sugar phosphate isomerase/epimerase: MSTYMSRRQALASGALAAGMMAGTESSAQQTAEKKLGTRYQERLWSRGPDTSLVRNLKPGSTPIRLACSSSATRLWYPEGKSITEAVKNIRDRGYTSAGVAHGPFKRNKWLDASDSEIKELKAALKQYDVTFFDMMTWDNIIHPDPAYREKAIKHVTENVEAAEKCGAQSICAGLGSRDPDPECGLAMHPENWTEETWKLGVNGIKQILKDTAGYKAVLGMEAVITTPLDGPMALKRLKEDVGDPRCQVAFDPANMFTVANYYHSTEMINWCFDVLGEDIACCHAKDTFIERDEMLVLMTMKPAGQGVQDYETYLTRLSRLKYPRTLLLEFAKDDEYPGVKAFLEKTAAKVGVKIYS, translated from the coding sequence ATGTCAACGTACATGTCAAGACGTCAGGCGCTGGCATCCGGAGCGCTGGCGGCCGGTATGATGGCTGGAACGGAAAGCTCGGCTCAGCAGACCGCCGAAAAGAAACTCGGAACACGATATCAGGAACGTCTCTGGTCGCGGGGCCCCGATACGAGCCTTGTCCGCAACCTGAAACCGGGTTCTACACCGATACGGCTGGCGTGCAGCAGCAGCGCGACACGGCTGTGGTACCCCGAGGGGAAAAGCATAACGGAAGCGGTCAAAAACATCCGTGACCGGGGATATACATCCGCGGGTGTCGCACATGGTCCCTTCAAACGAAACAAATGGCTCGATGCATCGGACTCCGAAATCAAAGAGCTGAAAGCCGCGCTCAAGCAGTACGATGTAACCTTTTTTGACATGATGACCTGGGACAATATTATTCATCCCGACCCGGCATACCGTGAGAAAGCAATCAAACATGTGACCGAAAACGTTGAAGCGGCGGAAAAATGCGGCGCGCAGTCGATCTGCGCAGGTCTCGGGAGCCGTGACCCCGACCCCGAATGCGGGCTTGCCATGCACCCCGAAAACTGGACGGAGGAAACGTGGAAACTCGGCGTCAACGGCATCAAGCAGATACTGAAAGATACCGCCGGATACAAGGCAGTGCTCGGCATGGAGGCGGTGATCACAACGCCGCTTGACGGCCCCATGGCGCTCAAACGGCTTAAGGAGGATGTCGGCGATCCCCGCTGCCAGGTCGCTTTCGATCCCGCGAACATGTTCACCGTGGCAAATTATTACCACTCCACCGAAATGATCAACTGGTGCTTCGACGTGCTCGGCGAGGACATCGCATGCTGCCATGCAAAAGACACCTTCATCGAGCGGGATGAAATGCTTGTCCTGATGACCATGAAGCCGGCGGGTCAGGGAGTCCAGGATTACGAGACCTACCTCACGAGGTTAAGCCGGCTGAAGTATCCGCGTACGCTTCTTCTCGAGTTCGCGAAAGATGATGAGTATCCCGGAGTCAAGGCGTTCCTCGAAAAAACCGCGGCAAAGGTGGGCGTGAAGATATACAGCTGA
- a CDS encoding PKD domain-containing protein, which yields MSKTFISMFAALLLFSLPAAALERPGVEFKVFQFPRNMIPRIDGKTDDWDIVPDDYIIGTEELTDEKTPGRPMNKKSLDVKVRVGWVNGLNRLYFCYEAFDDYWNMFYRRGDIFELLVDGDLSGGDAIYNPTFKGRDNYFKYQGIFAQNYHIYTPPGEGRDWAMVWGCQPWISKLPWANYAYDYSFKEGESGNLVLEFWITPFDYAPYDGPERAVPSKLVENALLGLTWTIIDYDGNNDPNDIQDDNGFWSISHHRDSYRDANRCLAFRLMPLLPQFQKPIEAEWSCTVLDLDRRIVAFKDESHGEITSWLWEFDDGTTSTEQHPVHQYTKGGFFIVTLHVEGPAGKAKRVKVWDVVLK from the coding sequence ATGTCAAAAACATTCATATCGATGTTTGCCGCGCTTCTTCTCTTTTCTTTGCCGGCTGCGGCGCTGGAACGTCCCGGCGTCGAATTCAAGGTGTTTCAGTTCCCGCGGAACATGATCCCTCGCATCGACGGCAAAACCGACGACTGGGACATTGTTCCGGACGACTATATCATCGGAACCGAAGAACTGACCGACGAGAAAACTCCCGGCAGACCCATGAACAAAAAGAGCCTCGATGTCAAGGTTCGCGTCGGCTGGGTCAATGGGCTGAACCGCCTCTATTTCTGCTACGAGGCGTTCGACGATTACTGGAACATGTTCTACCGGCGAGGCGACATCTTCGAATTGCTTGTCGATGGCGACCTGTCAGGCGGGGATGCAATATACAATCCTACGTTCAAGGGCAGGGACAATTACTTCAAATACCAGGGTATCTTTGCCCAGAACTACCACATCTACACACCACCGGGTGAGGGACGGGACTGGGCCATGGTCTGGGGCTGCCAGCCGTGGATCAGCAAACTTCCCTGGGCGAACTACGCCTACGACTACTCCTTCAAAGAAGGCGAAAGCGGCAACCTCGTACTCGAATTCTGGATCACGCCCTTCGACTACGCTCCATACGACGGCCCTGAACGCGCGGTGCCGTCAAAGCTCGTGGAAAACGCGCTCCTCGGCCTGACATGGACAATTATCGACTATGATGGCAATAACGATCCGAATGACATTCAGGACGACAACGGCTTCTGGAGCATATCGCACCACCGCGATTCGTACCGCGATGCCAACCGGTGCCTGGCCTTCCGTCTCATGCCGCTCCTTCCGCAATTCCAAAAGCCTATAGAAGCCGAATGGTCCTGCACCGTGCTCGATCTCGACCGAAGGATCGTTGCCTTCAAGGACGAATCCCACGGCGAAATCACTTCGTGGCTGTGGGAGTTCGACGATGGCACGACTTCGACCGAGCAGCACCCCGTTCATCAGTACACGAAGGGCGGATTCTTCATTGTCACCCTCCACGTCGAAGGCCCGGCGGGGAAGGCGAAGCGGGTGAAGGTATGGGATGTGGTGTTGAAATAA
- a CDS encoding PhzF family phenazine biosynthesis protein has translation MSIPVFQVDAFTDKPFYGNPAAVCILPEPRDKKWMQLVAREMNLSETAFLHRRGDHFNLRWFTPAVEVDLCGHATLASAHILWETGIMDKHEQARFDTRSGMLTADLRDRMIELNFPAVPDEPSGAPFELCQALGIKQGYIGKTKFDYLVEVDSEKTVRDLSPDFSQLKTIPVRGIIVTAPASSPEYNFVSRFFAPGAGIDEDPVTGSSHCSLGPFWKRKTGRSEFVACQLSERGGIVHVRVDGDRVYIGGQAVTVLHGELTD, from the coding sequence ATGAGTATACCAGTTTTTCAGGTCGATGCCTTTACCGATAAACCATTTTATGGTAATCCTGCGGCTGTATGCATATTACCGGAACCGCGTGATAAAAAGTGGATGCAGCTTGTCGCCCGTGAAATGAATCTCTCCGAGACCGCGTTTCTGCACCGGCGAGGAGACCATTTCAATCTGCGGTGGTTCACCCCGGCTGTCGAGGTCGATCTGTGCGGGCACGCCACACTGGCAAGCGCACATATTCTGTGGGAAACCGGTATAATGGACAAGCATGAACAGGCGCGGTTCGATACCCGGAGCGGAATGTTGACGGCCGATTTAAGGGACAGGATGATCGAACTGAACTTTCCGGCAGTGCCCGATGAGCCTTCAGGAGCCCCTTTCGAGCTGTGTCAGGCTCTGGGCATCAAACAGGGTTATATCGGCAAAACAAAATTCGATTATCTTGTTGAAGTTGATTCGGAAAAAACGGTACGAGACCTCAGTCCGGATTTTTCACAGTTAAAGACCATACCTGTCCGCGGTATCATTGTCACCGCTCCGGCGTCTTCTCCGGAATATAATTTTGTCTCACGGTTTTTTGCTCCGGGCGCGGGTATTGACGAGGACCCGGTCACCGGATCGTCTCATTGCAGTTTAGGGCCGTTCTGGAAACGTAAAACCGGCAGGAGCGAATTTGTCGCCTGTCAGCTCTCGGAGCGCGGCGGCATCGTCCATGTCCGTGTTGACGGCGACCGGGTATATATCGGAGGGCAGGCGGTTACAGTGCTTCACGGAGAGCTTACCGATTAA
- a CDS encoding efflux RND transporter permease subunit, which translates to MTVFRTIIQRKTLVSMFFIACVLLGYISYKQLPVELLPNAELPYLFVTVSATRELEPEYIEKQVLIPVEAAISTLEGIDMIESSADSQRGTIYVYYNQNVKIKYAYLKLQEKINELASTLPEEIRIRVVKVDTVRLSNTFMSLQARGSGGIERVRAVVDEKIVPKLTAVDGIANVDVVGGTVKAVEILLNEEACRELKITPARVRSLISQNNEQKMYVGPVYENGRILSVNVFAEYTDVRDLEDIIVVPEGPVRLKDIAEINFGGKQETSISRVNGKEAISLQLVRDTQTNLIELSHSAKSVISNLNKELKSQDVEIVIQSNSADDIEDNINLIKKLAITGGLLAVLILWFFLKNLKLVTVILLAIPISVFTAFNFFYAYNISINSLTLIGIALAVGMLLDNSVVVLENIYRLISKHVDSDTAVVQGTSEVWRAIVAATLTTIIVFVPFLFSSDYLVQLIGRHIGVSIISTLLVSLLIAMTLVPNVTHMFLTRRKSDKGFVFNKISQRNRLLQIYNLLLKSAIRFPVRTILGAVIMFFTTLLLCIMFSKDVPSEIELKQFSLYVTMAQGSTLEMTDTVVKELEGKFTDIEEIQDVICTVYEAEANITIMLKDNFEDIKHRSIAQIKQDIQKRIENFRAADVSLSEPRSSSRFGGGMSRNPMSSFERMFGIGTPQEKVILKGSDFYMLRTVADDIIYYLNNLDSINNGARSNIPGDRPEIHLYLDNQTLSIYNITKNSLASELASFGNESSSDVKFKQGNEEYDIVIRNGETETDKSVDDLKVLRVPDQSGNEYDLQDISRVVYATGKSTIKRINQEKQVEITYSFIDEINDSKTLLQVSRDEISELIAGLSIPPGIAVEVTHDETSLNEFYFLIAAAFILIYMILASVFESLTTPLVMMFTIPLAAVGAFWALIFTGNSIYNANSLIGLLILLGVVVNNGIILIDYTRILRTRRFSRFRALMMAGQARVRPILITAITTIVAMVPLAMGSTERVSRIGAPFAITVIGGLSLSTIFTLVFIPTVYSGMESLLGWIRGLNWKIKVLQLAACIGGAFFIYTAINSIIWKFADFFVLLMAIPGATYFLMLNLRRAKTEYIQSDRPLTIKARRVVKIYDDYSRFVREWKKGERLNNLYGIAKDNRSWKDFGNYQWQLLLLGFMIYFTYFYIEDHLWLFILSHFVYFAVLFLLTPVRILLANFAEKTGKQGYAKGAAWLHSIVLLGIPAGNIILFHFREFKLPTIIFITILWYSALIVYITSNRLHRGRVNIMRLTGRFADVRKTFYRIVQAIPIIGRKKRPFNALDGVSFEIKSGMFGLLGPNGAGKTTIMRIICGIFHQSLGTITVNDIDFTEKREELQGLIGYLPQEFGTYENMTAYEFLDYIAILKNIYDKEKRDSIVQYVISSVHLDEHKNQKIGSFSGGMKQRMGIALTLLHLPRILVVDEPTAGLDPRERIRFRNLLVDLSKERIVIFSTHIIEDISSSCNNVAVLNKGRVFYLGSPSNMIQLAQEKVWQFDVTETEFQRLRTKLRIIHHMSYENTIRVRCLADSEPYAGAKHVQPTLEDAYLWLLGENVTAT; encoded by the coding sequence ATGACAGTTTTCAGAACCATCATTCAGCGCAAGACACTCGTAAGCATGTTTTTTATCGCGTGTGTCCTTCTCGGATACATATCGTATAAACAGCTGCCGGTCGAACTTCTTCCCAATGCCGAGCTCCCCTATCTTTTCGTCACGGTTTCGGCTACGCGCGAACTGGAGCCGGAATATATCGAAAAACAGGTCCTCATTCCCGTGGAGGCGGCTATCAGCACCCTCGAGGGGATTGACATGATCGAGTCTTCGGCTGACTCGCAGCGGGGAACCATTTATGTCTATTATAATCAGAATGTTAAAATAAAGTATGCTTATCTGAAGCTCCAGGAGAAAATCAACGAACTGGCATCGACATTGCCGGAAGAGATCAGAATTCGGGTTGTCAAGGTCGATACCGTGCGGTTATCCAACACGTTCATGAGCCTCCAGGCAAGGGGCAGCGGCGGAATCGAACGCGTCCGGGCCGTTGTGGATGAAAAAATCGTCCCGAAACTGACCGCTGTTGACGGGATCGCGAATGTCGATGTCGTGGGCGGCACTGTAAAAGCAGTGGAAATACTGCTCAACGAAGAAGCCTGCCGTGAGCTCAAAATCACACCTGCGAGGGTACGGTCGCTCATATCACAGAACAACGAACAGAAGATGTATGTCGGCCCCGTTTACGAGAACGGAAGAATCCTGTCCGTCAATGTTTTTGCCGAATACACCGATGTTCGCGACCTTGAAGATATCATCGTGGTTCCCGAAGGGCCGGTACGCCTGAAAGACATCGCCGAGATTAATTTCGGCGGGAAACAGGAAACCTCGATCAGCAGAGTAAACGGCAAAGAGGCGATATCGCTCCAGCTTGTGCGGGATACGCAGACAAATCTCATCGAGCTTTCACATTCCGCAAAATCCGTTATCAGCAATCTGAACAAGGAATTAAAGTCTCAGGATGTCGAGATCGTGATTCAGAGCAACAGCGCGGATGATATTGAAGATAATATCAACCTCATAAAGAAACTTGCAATTACCGGCGGTCTCCTCGCGGTGCTTATTCTCTGGTTTTTCCTTAAAAACCTGAAACTCGTCACCGTCATACTGCTTGCCATACCCATCTCGGTTTTTACGGCTTTCAATTTCTTTTATGCTTACAATATATCGATAAACAGCCTTACGCTTATCGGGATAGCGCTTGCGGTCGGAATGCTCCTCGACAACAGTGTTGTCGTACTCGAAAACATATACCGCCTTATCTCGAAACATGTGGATTCCGATACCGCCGTGGTTCAGGGAACGAGCGAGGTCTGGCGGGCGATTGTGGCGGCGACGCTCACGACCATCATCGTTTTCGTACCGTTCCTTTTCTCGTCCGACTACCTCGTCCAGCTTATCGGCCGTCATATCGGCGTCTCGATAATTTCGACCCTCCTGGTCTCGCTTCTTATCGCCATGACCCTTGTCCCGAATGTGACCCACATGTTCCTCACGAGAAGGAAATCCGACAAAGGATTCGTATTCAACAAAATCTCGCAGCGGAACCGGCTTCTCCAGATATACAATCTGCTCCTCAAATCGGCAATTCGTTTCCCGGTGCGGACGATTCTCGGCGCCGTCATAATGTTTTTTACCACGCTGCTGTTATGCATCATGTTCAGCAAAGATGTCCCCAGCGAAATCGAATTGAAGCAGTTCAGCCTTTATGTCACCATGGCCCAGGGTTCAACGCTCGAAATGACCGACACCGTGGTGAAGGAGCTGGAGGGTAAATTCACGGACATCGAAGAAATACAGGATGTAATTTGCACCGTCTACGAAGCCGAAGCCAATATCACGATAATGCTGAAAGACAATTTCGAGGATATCAAGCACCGGTCGATCGCTCAGATAAAGCAGGATATTCAGAAACGTATCGAGAACTTCAGGGCCGCGGATGTCAGCCTGTCCGAGCCCCGGTCGAGCTCACGTTTCGGGGGAGGAATGTCGAGAAATCCCATGTCTTCGTTCGAGCGGATGTTCGGTATCGGCACCCCCCAGGAAAAAGTGATCCTCAAGGGAAGCGATTTTTATATGCTCCGCACGGTTGCGGACGATATCATTTATTATCTCAACAACCTCGATTCGATCAACAATGGCGCCCGCTCGAACATTCCGGGCGACCGTCCGGAAATACACCTGTATCTCGATAACCAGACGCTCAGCATATACAATATCACCAAAAATTCGCTCGCATCGGAGCTCGCATCGTTCGGAAACGAGTCCTCCTCGGATGTGAAATTCAAACAGGGCAACGAGGAATACGATATCGTGATCCGCAACGGCGAAACCGAGACGGATAAATCCGTTGATGATCTGAAAGTCCTCCGCGTTCCGGATCAGTCGGGAAACGAATATGACCTTCAGGACATCAGCCGTGTCGTGTATGCGACGGGGAAATCGACAATTAAAAGGATCAATCAGGAGAAACAGGTAGAAATCACATACAGTTTCATCGATGAAATCAATGATTCGAAAACCCTGCTTCAGGTATCCCGTGACGAGATCAGCGAGCTGATAGCCGGTCTCTCGATTCCGCCGGGGATAGCGGTGGAAGTGACCCACGACGAAACGTCTCTCAACGAGTTTTATTTCCTGATTGCGGCGGCTTTTATCCTCATTTACATGATACTTGCCTCCGTATTCGAATCGCTGACGACCCCGCTGGTTATGATGTTCACCATACCGCTGGCGGCTGTCGGGGCGTTCTGGGCTCTCATTTTCACCGGCAATTCGATATACAATGCCAACTCACTGATAGGTCTTTTGATTCTTCTCGGTGTTGTTGTCAATAACGGAATCATACTGATAGATTATACCCGTATTCTCCGGACCCGCAGGTTCTCGCGCTTCAGAGCGCTTATGATGGCCGGTCAGGCTCGCGTCCGCCCCATTCTCATCACCGCGATCACAACCATAGTCGCCATGGTCCCGCTGGCCATGGGCAGTACCGAGCGTGTCTCACGTATCGGCGCGCCCTTTGCCATAACGGTCATCGGCGGGCTGTCTCTGAGCACGATTTTTACGCTCGTGTTCATCCCGACCGTCTATTCCGGGATGGAATCACTCCTCGGATGGATACGAGGGCTTAACTGGAAAATCAAGGTTCTCCAGCTTGCGGCATGTATCGGCGGAGCCTTCTTCATTTACACTGCCATCAACAGTATTATCTGGAAATTCGCCGACTTCTTCGTTCTGCTGATGGCGATACCGGGCGCCACCTACTTTCTCATGCTCAATCTCCGCAGGGCAAAAACAGAGTATATTCAGTCCGACAGACCGTTAACCATAAAGGCCAGACGAGTCGTAAAAATATATGACGACTACAGCAGATTCGTCCGGGAATGGAAAAAAGGAGAGCGGCTGAATAATCTCTACGGTATTGCAAAAGATAACCGTTCGTGGAAAGATTTCGGCAACTACCAGTGGCAGCTGCTGCTTTTAGGATTCATGATCTATTTCACGTATTTCTACATTGAGGATCACCTGTGGCTCTTTATTCTGTCCCATTTCGTCTACTTTGCCGTGCTGTTCCTGCTTACACCGGTCCGGATTCTTCTCGCGAACTTCGCGGAAAAAACGGGTAAACAAGGCTACGCGAAAGGAGCCGCATGGCTGCATTCAATCGTGCTGCTCGGCATACCGGCAGGCAATATCATCCTCTTCCATTTCAGGGAATTCAAACTGCCGACAATCATTTTTATCACTATTCTCTGGTATTCGGCCCTCATCGTATATATAACATCGAACAGGCTCCACAGAGGCAGGGTCAACATCATGCGGCTGACCGGACGGTTTGCCGATGTACGGAAGACATTTTACCGTATCGTACAGGCCATCCCGATCATCGGCAGGAAAAAACGGCCGTTCAATGCACTCGACGGGGTTTCATTTGAAATCAAGAGCGGTATGTTCGGCCTGCTCGGTCCCAACGGCGCCGGTAAAACGACCATCATGAGAATCATCTGCGGCATTTTCCATCAGTCGCTCGGCACCATCACCGTAAATGACATCGACTTCACGGAAAAACGTGAGGAACTCCAGGGCCTGATAGGATACCTGCCCCAGGAATTCGGCACCTATGAAAATATGACCGCATACGAATTTCTGGATTATATCGCCATCCTCAAAAACATCTACGACAAGGAAAAACGCGACAGTATCGTTCAGTATGTAATTTCCTCGGTTCATCTCGACGAGCATAAAAACCAGAAAATCGGCTCCTTCTCGGGCGGTATGAAACAACGTATGGGAATTGCGCTGACCCTGCTTCACCTGCCGCGCATCCTGGTTGTCGATGAACCGACCGCCGGTCTCGATCCGCGTGAACGCATCCGTTTCAGGAATCTTCTCGTGGATTTGAGCAAAGAGCGAATCGTTATCTTCTCGACTCACATTATCGAGGATATTTCAAGCTCCTGTAATAATGTTGCGGTATTGAACAAGGGGAGGGTGTTCTATCTCGGTTCTCCTTCGAACATGATACAGCTTGCCCAGGAGAAAGTATGGCAGTTTGATGTCACCGAAACCGAATTCCAGCGCCTGCGAACAAAACTCAGGATAATCCACCACATGAGCTATGAAAACACCATACGGGTGCGCTGTCTGGCCGATTCCGAACCGTACGCGGGAGCGAAGCACGTCCAGCCAACGCTCGAGGATGCCTACCTGTGGCTCCTTGGCGAGAATGTTACAGCGACCTGA
- a CDS encoding polysaccharide lyase 8 family protein — protein sequence MKKARVLAYLLSIGAAVIMFGSLYSIPCYAQERSTVSSKEADRDMDTVRQRLLDPLLEKVDNEQVDGLVAAQKPDGTWEDVLYTDQNRANWATFKHLSYLLTLAQGYESPSSALRGDPKLRVAVFAGLDHWLGKDYQNPNWWWNVIGVPGRLAQVLLLIDGELDDTQRTKGVEILTRAKLGMTGANLADVGNITVMRGILENNPQVVSEALNRITGEIRISMEEGIQPDFSFHQHGALLYNHGYGAVFASNCSELATVVTGTRFEFPADKIGILNGLILDGCQWMIRCSTKDYGATGRGITRRQGTNPSAGYLRPIVENMLKIPTGRETGYRDLLARLEGGNTAPLTGNRHFWRGDIMTHHRPDYYASARMFSNRLLNTDNPANDEGLKSHHLADGCTYIMRTDWEYHDIFPVWDWQKIPGTTVELTPELAGKICIKGTRPFAGGVSDGMYGMAAFDFERDGLFARKAWFFFDDEFVCLGAGITCSSDNPVVTTVNQCFLKGDLTVSNGKDSRTVSRGSHSFTDAAWVYHDSTAYIFPEPAQLRLTNDAQTGDWWSINHMYSKENVSRDVCTVWFDHGKSPREARYAYIVSPGVSLASVARYEKGASPVEILSNEPEIQAVRHKGLGITGIAFYSPGSLRVAENLEIGAEKPCLLLVKELKDTIEISVSNPVNREMTVAVVVRRDGKSPMTVIFDLPGDMYAGKSVMQRVKL from the coding sequence ATGAAAAAAGCCCGCGTTCTTGCTTATTTACTGTCGATTGGTGCCGCCGTCATCATGTTTGGGAGCCTGTATTCCATACCATGTTATGCTCAGGAACGCTCGACGGTGTCTTCGAAAGAAGCTGATCGTGACATGGATACGGTCAGGCAGCGGTTGCTCGACCCGCTCCTGGAAAAAGTCGATAATGAGCAGGTTGACGGGCTTGTCGCAGCTCAAAAGCCGGACGGCACATGGGAGGATGTTCTTTACACCGACCAGAACCGTGCCAACTGGGCAACGTTCAAACACCTTTCATATCTGCTGACCCTTGCGCAGGGGTACGAAAGCCCGTCATCTGCGCTGCGCGGCGACCCGAAGCTTCGAGTTGCCGTTTTTGCCGGCCTCGATCACTGGCTCGGCAAGGATTATCAGAATCCGAACTGGTGGTGGAACGTCATCGGTGTTCCGGGAAGGCTTGCCCAGGTACTTCTTCTCATCGATGGTGAACTGGATGACACCCAACGGACAAAGGGTGTGGAAATCCTCACCCGGGCGAAACTCGGCATGACCGGGGCAAACCTTGCCGATGTGGGAAACATCACCGTCATGCGCGGCATACTGGAAAACAACCCGCAGGTTGTATCCGAAGCCCTGAACAGGATTACCGGCGAAATACGGATATCGATGGAGGAGGGGATTCAGCCCGACTTCAGTTTTCACCAGCACGGCGCTCTTCTGTACAACCACGGTTACGGGGCTGTGTTTGCCTCGAACTGCTCGGAGCTCGCGACGGTTGTCACAGGCACGCGGTTCGAGTTTCCCGCTGATAAAATCGGGATATTGAACGGCTTGATTCTGGACGGCTGCCAGTGGATGATACGGTGTTCGACCAAGGATTACGGCGCCACGGGGCGGGGTATAACGCGAAGACAGGGAACGAACCCAAGCGCCGGTTACCTTCGCCCGATTGTCGAAAACATGCTCAAAATTCCCACGGGCCGTGAAACCGGATACCGCGATCTGCTCGCCCGTCTCGAAGGAGGAAACACCGCACCGTTGACCGGAAACCGTCACTTCTGGCGCGGAGACATCATGACCCATCACCGTCCGGACTATTACGCCTCGGCGCGGATGTTTTCAAACCGTCTCCTCAACACCGACAATCCGGCTAACGACGAGGGCCTCAAGAGCCACCATCTTGCCGACGGGTGCACGTATATCATGCGTACCGACTGGGAATATCATGACATTTTCCCCGTGTGGGACTGGCAGAAAATTCCCGGGACGACAGTCGAACTGACACCGGAGCTCGCGGGTAAAATATGCATAAAGGGGACGCGTCCGTTTGCCGGGGGTGTCTCGGATGGCATGTACGGGATGGCAGCGTTCGACTTTGAACGTGACGGTCTCTTCGCCCGCAAGGCATGGTTCTTCTTCGATGACGAATTCGTCTGTCTCGGCGCGGGAATAACCTGTTCTTCGGACAATCCCGTGGTGACAACGGTCAACCAGTGTTTTCTCAAGGGAGATTTAACCGTCTCGAACGGGAAAGACTCACGGACTGTCAGCCGCGGCAGCCATAGTTTTACCGATGCCGCATGGGTGTATCACGACAGCACCGCGTACATTTTCCCCGAGCCCGCGCAGTTACGTCTCACCAACGATGCTCAGACCGGCGACTGGTGGAGCATCAACCACATGTATTCGAAAGAGAATGTTTCCCGCGATGTATGTACCGTATGGTTCGACCACGGGAAATCACCCAGAGAGGCCCGTTATGCCTATATTGTCTCTCCGGGTGTTTCACTTGCCTCGGTTGCCCGGTATGAAAAAGGCGCCTCGCCGGTTGAAATACTGTCGAACGAACCGGAAATACAGGCCGTCCGTCACAAAGGACTCGGGATTACGGGGATAGCGTTCTATTCTCCCGGCAGCCTGCGGGTCGCGGAGAACCTTGAGATCGGAGCCGAAAAGCCCTGCCTTCTGCTCGTGAAGGAATTGAAGGATACCATTGAAATCTCGGTTTCAAATCCCGTGAACCGGGAAATGACCGTAGCGGTAGTCGTACGGCGCGACGGAAAATCGCCGATGACGGTCATCTTCGATTTACCGGGCGACATGTATGCGGGAAAGAGCGTAATGCAGCGAGTGAAGTTATAA